One region of Rhizobium sp. WYJ-E13 genomic DNA includes:
- a CDS encoding LacI family DNA-binding transcriptional regulator gives MEGRLDITGGKRGRITIHDVAAAAGISISTASKALNDTGRMGLETRERVKRIAAEIGYRPNALARGLLSKRSFTIGLLTNDTYGRFTLPVMAGISDALVDHGVSVFLCAIEEDPALGQIHVEAMLDKQVDGIIATGKRLDRRLPVDLSNLNVPVVYAFTEGAPGTVTFRSDDAQGARLAIEWLAKLGRKRIAHVTGPESFFSVRERADAYRKVAGEARPVLFGAWSESWGHEAVARLWGGSSEKPDGIFCGNDQIARGVIDALRERGIRVPQDVSVVGFDNWEIVAAQTRPPLTTVDMELKELGRQAGLTVLALAEGHQVEPGIRKLPCRLVVRQSCGGDTLGI, from the coding sequence ATGGAGGGACGACTGGACATAACAGGAGGAAAAAGAGGCCGGATCACCATTCATGATGTCGCGGCGGCTGCTGGAATCAGCATCTCGACGGCATCGAAGGCGCTGAACGATACGGGCCGGATGGGACTGGAGACGCGCGAGCGGGTCAAGCGCATCGCGGCGGAGATCGGATACAGACCAAACGCCTTGGCAAGAGGCCTGCTCAGCAAGCGCAGTTTCACGATCGGTCTTCTCACCAACGATACCTATGGCCGCTTCACGCTGCCGGTCATGGCGGGCATATCTGATGCTCTCGTTGATCATGGTGTTTCAGTATTTCTATGCGCGATCGAGGAGGATCCGGCACTCGGGCAGATTCATGTTGAGGCGATGCTCGACAAACAGGTCGACGGCATAATTGCGACGGGAAAGCGTCTGGACAGACGGTTGCCGGTCGATCTGTCGAATTTGAACGTGCCCGTGGTCTACGCCTTTACGGAGGGAGCGCCGGGAACCGTGACGTTCCGCTCCGATGATGCACAGGGCGCGCGGCTTGCCATCGAATGGCTGGCAAAGCTCGGGCGCAAGCGGATCGCACATGTCACCGGACCGGAGAGTTTCTTTTCGGTGCGCGAGCGTGCCGATGCCTATCGCAAGGTTGCGGGAGAGGCGCGGCCGGTTCTGTTTGGAGCCTGGTCGGAAAGCTGGGGTCACGAAGCCGTCGCAAGATTGTGGGGCGGTAGCAGCGAAAAGCCCGACGGCATCTTCTGCGGCAACGATCAGATTGCGCGTGGTGTCATCGATGCGCTGCGCGAACGCGGCATCCGGGTGCCGCAGGATGTTTCGGTGGTCGGTTTCGACAATTGGGAGATTGTCGCCGCCCAGACACGTCCGCCTCTGACGACGGTGGATATGGAATTGAAGGAACTGGGGCGGCAGGCTGGATTGACGGTTCTGGCGCTTGCGGAGGGACATCAGGTGGAGCCTGGCATCAGGAAACTGCCGTGCCGTCTCGTCGTGCGGCAGTCATGCGGGGGAGACACCCTCGGAATATAG